From a region of the Candidatus Jettenia caeni genome:
- a CDS encoding transposase, whose amino-acid sequence MVKDKFVYDKEHDCYWCPEGQKLVYEGKHEGDKKIAYRIPDAVVCKKCKQYGQCTDFPRGRKIVRLSQEEVKEKLERQYEHPESQEIYKKRKARVEHPFGHIRRNLGMTSFLVRGREGARAEISVAATCFNIVRMITLLGGVRELIGGFMALQS is encoded by the coding sequence TTGGTAAAGGATAAATTTGTCTATGACAAAGAGCACGACTGTTACTGGTGTCCGGAAGGGCAGAAGCTCGTGTATGAAGGGAAACACGAGGGAGACAAAAAGATAGCATACCGGATACCGGATGCTGTCGTGTGTAAGAAGTGCAAGCAGTATGGTCAGTGTACAGATTTCCCGAGGGGGAGAAAGATAGTTCGGTTATCTCAGGAAGAGGTCAAGGAGAAACTGGAGAGGCAGTATGAGCACCCAGAGTCTCAAGAGATCTACAAGAAACGGAAGGCACGGGTTGAACATCCGTTTGGTCATATCAGGAGGAATCTGGGGATGACGAGCTTTCTGGTACGGGGACGAGAAGGAGCACGGGCGGAGATATCAGTCGCAGCAACCTGTTTTAATATCGTACGAATGATTACGTTACTGGGAGGTGTGAGAGAGCTTATAGGAGGATTCATGGCATTGCAGAGCTAA